One segment of Niveibacterium microcysteis DNA contains the following:
- a CDS encoding sugar ABC transporter permease, whose amino-acid sequence MSSVAKNIKTLFGKYKVLALGIAIVVIWSFFGYMTMTADGSSFLTSRNFSNLLRQMAITGMLASGMVFVIIAGEIDLSVGSLLGLLGGLAAVLDATYKVPVAGTIAIVCFAGVLVGLMNGYWVSYLRVPSFIVGLAGMLAFRGILVGLTQGSTVPVESEGLIAIGQAYLPANIGYILALVLFAVLVFISLRTRTNRAKYNLTVAPMWQDAIKLGVTGALIFGFVHTLESYQGVPVPVLVLLVVAGVFSFMANSTVFGRRIYAIGSNLEATRLSGVNVQFIKMSIFGIMGLMCAFAGLTTTARLASGSPSAGNMGELDAIASCFIGGTSMRGGAGTVSGAMIGALIMTSLDNGMSMLGVETFWQMIVKGSILLLAVWVDVMSGSNER is encoded by the coding sequence ATGAGTTCCGTTGCCAAGAACATCAAAACACTATTCGGGAAGTACAAAGTCCTGGCGCTGGGGATCGCGATCGTCGTGATCTGGTCCTTCTTCGGCTACATGACGATGACCGCGGACGGCTCGTCCTTCCTCACGTCACGCAACTTCTCCAACCTGCTGCGGCAGATGGCGATCACCGGCATGCTGGCTTCCGGCATGGTGTTCGTGATCATCGCGGGTGAAATCGATCTGTCAGTTGGCTCGCTGCTCGGTTTGCTCGGCGGTCTCGCGGCCGTGCTGGATGCGACCTACAAGGTGCCGGTTGCGGGCACGATTGCGATCGTGTGTTTTGCCGGTGTCCTGGTCGGTCTGATGAACGGCTACTGGGTGTCCTACCTGCGTGTGCCGTCCTTCATCGTCGGTCTGGCGGGCATGCTGGCCTTCCGCGGCATCCTGGTCGGCCTGACACAGGGTTCCACGGTGCCGGTCGAATCCGAAGGGCTCATCGCGATCGGTCAGGCCTACCTGCCGGCCAACATCGGCTACATCCTCGCGCTCGTGTTGTTCGCGGTGCTGGTCTTCATCAGCCTGCGTACCCGTACCAACCGCGCCAAATACAACCTGACTGTCGCGCCGATGTGGCAGGACGCGATCAAGCTCGGTGTGACCGGCGCGCTGATCTTCGGCTTCGTTCATACGCTCGAGTCCTACCAGGGTGTGCCAGTGCCGGTGCTGGTTCTGCTGGTGGTGGCCGGTGTGTTCAGCTTCATGGCCAACAGCACGGTGTTCGGTCGCCGCATCTATGCGATCGGCTCCAACCTTGAAGCGACCCGCCTCTCTGGTGTGAATGTGCAGTTCATCAAGATGTCGATCTTCGGCATCATGGGTCTGATGTGTGCCTTCGCCGGCCTGACCACCACGGCACGCCTGGCCTCGGGTTCGCCTTCGGCCGGTAACATGGGTGAGCTTGACGCGATCGCCTCCTGCTTCATCGGCGGTACGTCGATGCGCGGTGGTGCCGGCACGGTGTCCGGCGCGATGATCGGCGCACTGATCATGACCAGCCTCGACAACGGCATGTCGATGCTCGGCGTGGAAACTTTCTGGCAGATGATCGTCAAGGGCAGCATCCTGCTGCTGGCGGTCTGGGTCGATGTGATGTCGGGCTCCAACGAACGCTAA
- a CDS encoding hemerythrin domain-containing protein, giving the protein MAAFELTPELVLGHAEMDATHEDFAAAVNAMCMATDADLAATLDALIEHCVAHFEQENAWAESIGFPGCHRNEHERVLGVMRAVRSELDKGDFGLGRRLAEELPVWFRHHAASMDAALAAMLKNGLTMADIDQAPIASPCGGSHACKNHDHDHEDGEHCHSHDGEAAHACDGSGGCHGH; this is encoded by the coding sequence ATGGCCGCATTTGAACTGACGCCAGAACTCGTGCTCGGCCATGCCGAGATGGATGCCACCCACGAAGACTTTGCCGCCGCGGTCAACGCGATGTGCATGGCGACCGATGCCGACCTCGCAGCCACGCTCGACGCGCTGATCGAGCACTGTGTTGCCCACTTCGAGCAGGAAAACGCCTGGGCCGAATCGATCGGTTTCCCCGGCTGCCATCGCAATGAGCATGAGCGTGTGCTGGGCGTGATGCGCGCGGTGCGCAGCGAGCTGGACAAAGGTGACTTCGGGCTTGGCCGCCGCTTGGCCGAAGAGCTGCCGGTATGGTTCCGCCATCACGCTGCGAGCATGGATGCTGCGCTGGCCGCCATGCTGAAGAACGGCCTGACGATGGCCGACATCGATCAGGCGCCGATCGCCTCGCCCTGCGGTGGCTCGCACGCCTGCAAGAACCACGATCACGATCATGAAGACGGCGAACACTGTCACAGCCATGATGGCGAAGCGGCTCATGCGTGCGACGGCAGCGGCGGCTGTCACGGCCACTGA
- a CDS encoding STY0301 family protein has protein sequence MRYLALLLAVLICPAAFAQRYVEVKCPPAFDTSLKLAGGYATFAPASAEASAAEVPSTPAALAGAEVYVGDPTKTPQLQEEQGSKGSQRVTWYLPGPKIIACRYEGTERRIYRMIYPPANECSALRTPPAGKPLIVSCRTR, from the coding sequence ATGCGCTACCTTGCACTGCTGCTTGCCGTCCTGATTTGCCCGGCCGCATTCGCACAACGTTATGTCGAGGTGAAGTGCCCGCCCGCCTTCGACACATCGCTGAAGCTCGCCGGTGGTTACGCCACCTTTGCGCCTGCTTCGGCCGAAGCAAGCGCCGCCGAAGTGCCGAGTACCCCCGCCGCGCTGGCCGGCGCCGAGGTGTATGTCGGCGACCCGACCAAGACCCCGCAGCTTCAGGAAGAACAGGGCAGCAAGGGCAGCCAGCGCGTGACGTGGTATCTGCCGGGCCCGAAGATCATCGCGTGCCGTTACGAAGGCACCGAACGGCGCATCTACCGGATGATCTACCCGCCTGCGAACGAGTGCTCGGCGCTCCGCACACCGCCCGCCGGCAAGCCGCTGATCGTCAGCTGCCGAACAAGGTAG
- a CDS encoding hemolysin family protein, whose amino-acid sequence MSLQLLIVLGLMTLSAFFSIAEISLASARKIKLHAILDGGEPRAGDVIGLQERPGYFFTVVQVGLNTVAILGGIVGEGALSPTFARLIQLGGGSEEVASSLGFLMSFVTITALFIQFADLIPKRIAMADPERWAIRIVRPMRVLTIVLAPLVLLFNGVANLFFHVTGLPAAREDRVTTDDIVAMVDAGADSGALQGNEHQLIGNVLGFGERPVAAAMTPRDSVVFLDITEDAATLREKLMTGHAEDFLVCRERIDDVIGFLELRDLMPVLAAGDIDNLPAVLSHLELRKPLVVPDALNLADMLERFKDARNDFAVVVNEYALVVGTVTLDDLVHCLMDHIVVPQYDQQIVQRGPGSWLVDGMTPIGDVKGLIDVEYAPGEEGYDTAAGFMMYMMKRIPKRAEGFEFAGHRFEAVDIDNFKIDQVMVTRIE is encoded by the coding sequence ATGTCGCTGCAACTCCTGATCGTGCTTGGCCTGATGACGCTGAGCGCCTTCTTTTCGATTGCCGAGATCTCGCTCGCCAGCGCGCGCAAGATCAAGCTCCACGCGATTCTGGACGGCGGTGAACCGCGCGCCGGCGATGTGATCGGGCTGCAGGAGCGGCCCGGCTACTTCTTCACCGTCGTGCAGGTCGGGCTGAATACCGTTGCGATTCTCGGTGGCATCGTCGGCGAGGGGGCGCTGTCGCCAACGTTTGCCCGCCTGATCCAGCTAGGCGGTGGCAGCGAGGAGGTGGCGTCCTCGCTTGGCTTTCTGATGTCCTTTGTCACCATCACCGCGCTGTTCATCCAGTTTGCCGATCTGATTCCAAAGCGCATTGCGATGGCGGATCCGGAGCGCTGGGCGATCCGCATCGTGCGGCCCATGCGTGTGCTGACCATTGTGCTGGCGCCGCTGGTGCTGCTCTTCAACGGCGTCGCGAATCTGTTCTTCCATGTCACCGGATTGCCGGCTGCACGCGAAGACCGCGTGACGACCGACGACATCGTGGCGATGGTCGATGCTGGGGCGGATTCCGGCGCCCTGCAGGGTAACGAACATCAACTCATCGGCAACGTGCTGGGCTTTGGCGAACGCCCGGTCGCCGCTGCGATGACGCCGCGCGACAGCGTTGTCTTCCTCGATATCACCGAAGACGCGGCCACGCTGCGCGAGAAGCTGATGACCGGCCACGCCGAGGATTTCCTGGTGTGCCGCGAACGCATCGACGACGTGATTGGCTTCCTAGAACTGCGCGATCTGATGCCAGTGCTTGCCGCCGGTGACATCGACAACCTGCCCGCGGTACTCAGTCACCTGGAACTGCGCAAGCCGCTGGTGGTGCCGGACGCACTGAATCTTGCCGACATGCTCGAACGCTTCAAGGACGCGCGCAATGACTTCGCCGTGGTGGTCAACGAGTACGCGCTGGTGGTCGGCACCGTGACGCTGGACGATCTGGTGCATTGCCTGATGGACCACATCGTCGTGCCGCAGTACGACCAGCAGATCGTGCAGCGCGGCCCAGGGTCGTGGCTGGTCGACGGCATGACGCCGATCGGCGATGTGAAGGGCCTGATCGACGTCGAGTACGCACCGGGCGAAGAGGGCTACGACACCGCCGCCGGTTTCATGATGTACATGATGAAGCGCATCCCCAAACGCGCTGAAGGCTTCGAGTTTGCCGGCCACCGCTTCGAGGCGGTCGATATCGACAATTTCAAGATCGACCAGGTCATGGTGACCCGGATCGAGTGA
- a CDS encoding UvrD-helicase domain-containing protein, with amino-acid sequence MLSTLNAPQREAAKYLDGPCLVLAGAGSGKTRVITAKIAHLVKTCGMSAQNIAAITFTNKAAKEMQERVGHLLSGGESKGLTVCTFHALGVRIVRQEAKLAGLKPQFSILDASDTHQIVADLATNADKAMLKAIHWTISGWKNALITPQEAEKLASDEIEAAAAKLYPAYEKTLRAYQAVDFDDLIALPVRLFDEHPEARERWQNKLRYLLVDEYQDTNRAQYKLLRQIAGVRGAFTAVGDDDQAIYAWRGADVENLNQLARDYPNLRVIKLEQNYRSTNRILTAANTLIANNEKMFDKRLWSEHGIGDPIHIVATRDAENEAEVVIKRMQAHKFECRTHWRDYAILYRGNHQARLIEQTLRNFKVPYVISGGQSFFDRAEIKDITSYLRLLLNPDDDLAFIRSMTTPRRGIGPATLEALGNYAGKRHIGLFSAAFEEGAEQHVPHRQLEAVREFGNFINKIEYRAQREPAKQVLDDLIRAIGYEAWLYEHCEQREAETKWSNVSDFVGWLGRKGEEDKKNLLELTQTIALISMLDKEDEDFDGVQLATLHASKGLEWPHVFLIGVEEGLLPHQSSIDEDKVEEERRLMYVGVTRAQRSLTITYCDRRKAAGEWHTVEPSRFIEELGADSVKRPDKNAVVSKEDAKAKLANLRAMLGRT; translated from the coding sequence ATGCTGTCCACCCTCAACGCCCCGCAACGCGAGGCGGCGAAATATCTTGATGGTCCCTGTCTCGTGCTGGCCGGCGCCGGCTCGGGCAAGACGCGCGTCATCACCGCAAAGATCGCGCACCTCGTGAAAACCTGCGGCATGAGCGCGCAAAACATCGCCGCGATCACCTTCACGAACAAGGCCGCGAAAGAGATGCAGGAGCGCGTCGGCCACCTGCTCAGCGGCGGCGAATCGAAGGGCCTCACGGTGTGCACCTTCCATGCGCTGGGCGTGCGCATCGTGCGGCAGGAAGCCAAGCTCGCAGGCCTCAAACCGCAGTTCTCGATCCTTGACGCCTCCGACACACACCAGATCGTTGCCGACCTCGCGACCAACGCGGACAAGGCCATGCTCAAGGCGATCCACTGGACGATCTCAGGCTGGAAGAACGCGCTGATCACGCCGCAAGAGGCCGAAAAGCTCGCCAGCGACGAGATCGAAGCCGCTGCGGCAAAACTCTACCCGGCCTATGAGAAAACCCTGCGCGCCTACCAAGCGGTGGACTTCGATGACCTGATCGCGCTGCCGGTGCGCCTGTTCGACGAGCACCCGGAGGCCCGCGAGCGCTGGCAGAACAAACTGCGCTACCTGCTGGTCGACGAATACCAGGACACCAACCGCGCTCAGTACAAGCTGCTGCGCCAGATCGCCGGCGTGCGCGGCGCCTTCACCGCGGTCGGCGACGACGATCAGGCGATTTACGCCTGGCGCGGCGCCGATGTGGAAAACCTCAACCAGCTCGCGCGCGACTATCCGAACCTGCGCGTGATCAAGCTGGAACAGAACTACCGCTCCACCAACCGCATCCTGACCGCCGCAAACACGCTGATCGCCAACAACGAGAAGATGTTCGACAAGCGGCTATGGTCCGAGCACGGCATCGGCGACCCGATCCACATCGTTGCCACGCGCGATGCAGAAAACGAAGCCGAGGTGGTGATCAAGCGGATGCAGGCGCACAAGTTCGAATGCCGTACGCACTGGCGCGATTACGCGATCCTGTATCGCGGCAACCATCAGGCACGCCTGATCGAACAGACCCTGCGCAACTTCAAGGTGCCCTACGTCATCTCCGGCGGGCAGAGCTTCTTTGACCGCGCCGAGATCAAGGACATCACCAGCTACCTGCGCCTGCTGCTGAACCCGGACGACGATCTCGCCTTCATCCGCTCGATGACCACACCGCGCCGCGGCATCGGGCCCGCGACGCTTGAAGCGCTCGGCAACTACGCCGGCAAGCGGCATATTGGCCTCTTCTCTGCCGCGTTCGAGGAAGGCGCGGAGCAGCATGTGCCGCACCGCCAGCTCGAAGCAGTGCGCGAGTTCGGCAACTTCATCAACAAGATCGAATACCGCGCCCAGCGCGAACCTGCCAAGCAGGTGCTCGACGACCTGATCCGCGCGATCGGCTACGAAGCCTGGCTTTACGAACACTGCGAGCAGCGCGAGGCGGAAACCAAGTGGAGCAACGTCTCCGACTTTGTCGGCTGGCTTGGTCGCAAAGGCGAGGAAGACAAGAAGAACCTGCTCGAACTGACGCAGACGATCGCGCTGATCTCGATGCTCGACAAGGAAGACGAGGATTTCGACGGCGTCCAGCTCGCGACGCTGCATGCGAGCAAGGGCCTTGAGTGGCCACATGTATTCCTGATCGGCGTCGAGGAAGGCCTGCTGCCACACCAGAGCAGCATTGACGAGGACAAGGTCGAGGAAGAGCGCCGCCTGATGTACGTCGGCGTGACCCGCGCACAGCGCAGCCTGACGATCACCTACTGCGACCGTCGCAAGGCAGCGGGCGAATGGCACACGGTGGAGCCCTCGCGCTTCATTGAAGAACTGGGCGCCGACAGCGTGAAACGGCCGGACAAGAACGCAGTGGTGTCGAAGGAAGACGCAAAGGCCAAACTGGCCAACCTGCGTGCGATGCTGGGGCGGACCTGA
- a CDS encoding glycosyl hydrolase, with amino-acid sequence MADTALLIATRKGLWILRGNAARTDWRLEGPHFLGNVIHHARLDPRDGRTTLVAARTGHLGPTVFRSTDAGATWQEAVTPPAFPKAAGGRVVEHVFWLTPGHASEPGTWYAGTSPQGLFVSSDGGLNWASVEGFNAHPDRRAWCGDDKDQTPDGGKLHSVLVDPRDPAHLFVSMSSGGTFESRAGGADWTPINQGARAEFYPDPYPVFGQDPHCVRMHPARPSRLYQQNHCGLFRRDEADGRWVDIGANLPQDGVRRDIGFGIVIHAHQPDTIWTIPMDAGSVWPRVSPEGKPCVMRSRDGGDSWQMCRSGLPGEQAWFTVLRQALTVDGESTAGVYFGTTGGEVWASTDEGDNWRCIARHLPEIYALEAERLA; translated from the coding sequence ATGGCTGACACTGCACTGTTGATCGCAACCCGCAAGGGACTCTGGATTCTGCGTGGCAACGCTGCGCGTACAGACTGGCGCCTTGAAGGTCCGCACTTCCTCGGCAACGTGATCCACCATGCGCGGCTCGACCCACGCGACGGCCGCACCACGCTGGTTGCTGCGCGCACCGGCCACCTGGGGCCGACCGTTTTCCGTTCCACCGACGCGGGGGCTACCTGGCAGGAGGCGGTGACACCACCCGCCTTCCCAAAGGCGGCAGGAGGGCGGGTGGTGGAGCACGTGTTCTGGCTCACCCCGGGGCACGCGAGCGAGCCGGGTACCTGGTATGCTGGTACCAGTCCGCAAGGCCTCTTCGTTTCGAGTGACGGTGGCCTCAACTGGGCCAGTGTCGAGGGTTTCAACGCGCACCCGGACCGACGCGCATGGTGCGGCGACGACAAGGACCAGACGCCAGATGGCGGCAAGCTGCATTCGGTGCTGGTTGACCCGCGAGACCCTGCACACCTGTTCGTATCGATGTCGAGCGGTGGCACCTTCGAGTCACGCGCGGGCGGGGCGGACTGGACGCCGATCAATCAGGGCGCGCGCGCCGAGTTCTACCCCGACCCCTACCCGGTGTTCGGGCAAGACCCGCACTGCGTGCGCATGCACCCGGCGCGCCCGAGTCGGCTCTATCAGCAGAACCATTGCGGGCTATTCCGCCGCGACGAGGCGGATGGCCGTTGGGTCGATATTGGCGCAAATCTGCCGCAGGACGGCGTGCGCCGCGATATCGGCTTCGGCATCGTGATACACGCGCACCAGCCCGACACGATCTGGACCATCCCGATGGATGCCGGCAGCGTGTGGCCGCGGGTGTCGCCCGAAGGCAAACCGTGTGTGATGCGCTCGCGCGATGGCGGCGATAGCTGGCAGATGTGCCGTAGCGGGCTGCCGGGCGAGCAGGCGTGGTTCACCGTGCTACGCCAGGCCCTCACGGTGGATGGCGAGTCGACCGCCGGCGTCTACTTCGGCACCACGGGTGGCGAGGTATGGGCAAGCACGGACGAAGGCGATAACTGGCGCTGCATCGCGCGGCATTTGCCCGAGATCTACGCGCTTGAAGCGGAGCGACTCGCGTGA
- a CDS encoding peptide MFS transporter — MSAIVHPAVPAADEFERHPPGLKVIFFTEMWERFSYYGMRALLVLYLVNALGYERKDALELYGIYTGLVYLTPLLGGYLADKYLGLRQGAVIGGLIMMLGHFAMAFEPLLHLALGLLILGNGFFKPNTSTMVGQLYREHDPRRDGGYTIFYMGINLGAFFSPLVAGTLGEKLGWHWGFASAGVGMAIGVFTLLRWQHLLGDAGLRAGQRAMDRRDWSRILAISAASVPFVYAAIALWGLISAAVAPLPLVAKLALGFAVIGLALWLPNRFGSKDPNAKPLSREDWDAIVAICITCFFVIFFWMGFEQAGGTMNLFADQQTDRHAFGFEIPASWFQSINPLVIVLLAPVFSAFWTKLDRSRFALPVTAKQALGMIVLGLGFIVLAIAQAQAQQTGKVGPHWLFIVYFLHTVGELMLSPVGLSMVSKLAPARFAGLLMGVWLLSSAVANYLSGTLEHMLQRFDIPLYWFLVGSSIGAGLVLLALTPMLKKLMHGRG; from the coding sequence ATGTCCGCCATCGTGCATCCGGCAGTCCCCGCCGCTGACGAGTTCGAGCGCCACCCGCCCGGTCTCAAGGTCATCTTCTTCACCGAGATGTGGGAGCGCTTCTCCTACTACGGCATGCGAGCACTGCTGGTGCTCTATCTGGTCAATGCGCTGGGCTATGAGCGCAAGGATGCGCTGGAGCTGTACGGCATCTATACCGGCCTGGTCTACCTCACGCCGCTGCTGGGTGGCTACCTTGCGGACAAGTACCTTGGCTTGCGCCAGGGGGCTGTCATTGGTGGCCTGATCATGATGCTGGGCCATTTCGCGATGGCGTTCGAGCCCTTGCTCCACCTCGCGCTCGGCTTGCTGATTCTCGGCAACGGTTTCTTCAAGCCGAATACCTCGACGATGGTCGGCCAGCTCTATCGCGAGCACGATCCGCGCCGCGACGGTGGCTATACGATCTTCTACATGGGCATCAACCTTGGTGCCTTTTTTTCGCCGCTCGTCGCAGGCACGCTGGGCGAAAAGCTGGGCTGGCACTGGGGCTTCGCCTCGGCTGGTGTGGGCATGGCGATTGGTGTGTTCACGCTGCTGCGCTGGCAACACTTGCTCGGCGATGCCGGTCTGCGTGCCGGCCAGCGCGCGATGGATCGCCGCGACTGGTCGCGCATTCTCGCGATCAGCGCCGCGAGCGTGCCGTTCGTGTACGCAGCGATTGCGCTGTGGGGGCTGATTTCGGCGGCGGTTGCGCCGCTGCCGCTGGTGGCTAAGCTTGCGCTTGGTTTTGCGGTGATCGGCCTCGCGCTATGGTTGCCGAACCGCTTCGGCAGCAAGGATCCGAACGCCAAGCCGCTCAGCCGCGAGGATTGGGATGCGATCGTGGCGATCTGCATCACCTGCTTCTTCGTGATCTTCTTCTGGATGGGCTTCGAGCAGGCCGGCGGCACAATGAACTTGTTCGCCGACCAGCAGACCGATCGCCACGCCTTCGGCTTCGAGATCCCGGCATCGTGGTTCCAGTCGATCAACCCGCTTGTGATCGTGTTGCTGGCGCCGGTGTTCTCGGCCTTCTGGACCAAGCTGGATCGGTCCCGTTTCGCGCTGCCGGTTACCGCCAAACAGGCGCTCGGCATGATCGTGCTGGGTCTGGGTTTCATTGTGCTGGCGATCGCACAGGCCCAAGCGCAGCAGACCGGAAAGGTCGGCCCGCATTGGCTGTTCATCGTCTATTTCCTGCACACGGTGGGTGAGTTGATGCTGTCGCCGGTCGGGCTGTCGATGGTCTCCAAGCTGGCGCCTGCGCGCTTCGCCGGACTGTTGATGGGGGTCTGGCTGCTCAGTTCGGCGGTTGCGAACTACCTCTCCGGCACGCTCGAGCACATGCTGCAGCGCTTTGATATTCCGCTGTACTGGTTCCTCGTCGGCTCGTCGATCGGTGCTGGTCTGGTGCTGCTGGCGCTGACGCCGATGCTCAAGAAGTTGATGCACGGTCGCGGCTAA
- a CDS encoding MoaD/ThiS family protein, with product MIVRVRLPTHLHQYSGGLADVLVDCAAPATLADVMAALDARWPGVRHRLIDEQDGIRRHIRIFVGSAAVPGIAVPVGEGEDVMIVAALSGG from the coding sequence GTGATCGTGCGAGTGCGCCTGCCGACGCATCTGCATCAGTACAGCGGCGGCTTGGCCGATGTGCTGGTCGACTGCGCCGCGCCTGCGACACTGGCGGATGTGATGGCGGCGCTGGATGCCCGCTGGCCCGGTGTGCGGCATCGGCTGATCGACGAGCAAGACGGCATCCGTCGGCACATCCGCATCTTCGTCGGCAGCGCGGCTGTGCCCGGCATCGCGGTGCCGGTGGGCGAGGGCGAGGACGTGATGATTGTCGCGGCGCTGTCGGGCGGTTAA
- a CDS encoding DUF5666 domain-containing protein — MKLGIKGWIATLATGLVLAACGGGGGGDSGVGSGGTGVAPNGFSSGTVTGFGSVIIDGVRFDDSSASIEVERNPASPTAGTSSDIKLGMKVETELNPDDTIKHLTVAPEVIGRISSLSGTGFVVAGQTVVISTDPATPTVFEGATGLADLAIGDIVEVHGARDASGAIVATRVERKDPTTSATLVRVVGIVTALDSTAKTFKIGTLTVDYGAATVLPATATLTEGQRVAVWSNVAVSDAGVLTAKAVRIKNPSIADGAKVRLGGLVADLGTTNVTFKLAGVSVDAKTATFEKGTVADLANGRAVRVEGTWTAGKVVASKVKFVRDEGDAEVSLTGAITDFVSVSSFKVRGVPVDASTATLSGGTVDNLANGVLVKIEGAYDAGVVKATSLTFSTTPDGGKRTFPGKVNSYNATTGNFRLSGFDMIFHVTDTTVYTNANGSAASVDDLANGKRILVRGSFSAGVLVVSEVKFVPDAGMGVRLEGLLYALDATAKSFELNAVVVTWNDATVFENGSASDLANGVKAEVTGTVSSGKVVATKIEIKRSDLPTIAEVRGVITDFVSATDFKVAGQKVTTTDTTVFKDGLVGALANGRIVEVHGTLNAGLLTATMVQFED, encoded by the coding sequence GTGAAACTCGGTATCAAGGGATGGATTGCCACGCTGGCGACGGGCCTCGTGCTCGCCGCTTGCGGTGGTGGCGGCGGCGGGGACTCGGGTGTCGGCTCGGGCGGCACGGGGGTTGCGCCCAATGGTTTCAGCAGCGGCACCGTAACGGGCTTCGGCAGCGTCATCATCGACGGTGTGCGCTTCGACGATAGCAGCGCAAGCATCGAAGTCGAACGTAACCCGGCGAGTCCGACCGCGGGTACCAGCAGCGACATCAAGCTCGGCATGAAGGTTGAGACCGAGCTGAACCCGGACGACACGATCAAACACCTGACCGTTGCGCCGGAAGTGATCGGCCGCATTTCCAGCCTCAGTGGCACAGGTTTCGTTGTTGCCGGCCAAACGGTGGTGATTTCGACCGACCCGGCAACGCCGACGGTCTTTGAAGGTGCGACCGGCCTTGCTGACCTGGCTATCGGCGACATCGTCGAAGTACACGGCGCGCGCGACGCCAGCGGCGCAATCGTCGCGACACGTGTCGAACGCAAAGACCCGACGACAAGCGCCACGCTGGTACGCGTGGTCGGCATCGTGACCGCGCTGGACAGTACCGCCAAGACCTTCAAGATCGGCACGCTGACCGTCGACTACGGTGCTGCGACCGTGCTGCCGGCAACTGCTACGCTGACCGAAGGCCAGCGCGTCGCGGTGTGGAGCAACGTCGCGGTGAGCGATGCGGGTGTGTTGACCGCCAAGGCAGTGCGAATCAAGAACCCGAGCATCGCGGATGGCGCAAAGGTTCGACTCGGCGGGCTGGTGGCCGACCTCGGCACCACGAATGTGACCTTCAAGCTTGCTGGCGTGAGCGTGGATGCCAAGACCGCCACGTTTGAGAAGGGCACCGTCGCAGATCTGGCCAACGGCCGTGCCGTGCGGGTTGAAGGCACATGGACCGCGGGCAAGGTGGTTGCGAGCAAGGTCAAGTTCGTTCGCGACGAGGGCGATGCCGAGGTGAGCCTCACCGGCGCGATCACCGATTTCGTATCGGTATCGAGCTTCAAGGTGCGCGGCGTACCGGTTGACGCCTCCACCGCAACGCTGTCGGGCGGCACGGTGGACAACCTCGCCAACGGCGTGCTCGTGAAGATCGAAGGGGCCTACGATGCCGGCGTCGTCAAGGCGACCTCGCTGACTTTCTCCACCACGCCGGACGGTGGCAAGCGCACCTTCCCCGGCAAGGTCAATAGCTACAACGCTACAACCGGCAACTTCCGGCTGTCGGGCTTCGACATGATCTTCCATGTCACCGACACCACGGTGTACACCAACGCCAACGGTAGCGCCGCCAGCGTTGATGACCTCGCCAACGGCAAGCGCATCCTCGTGCGCGGCAGCTTCAGCGCCGGCGTGCTGGTGGTCAGCGAAGTGAAGTTCGTGCCGGATGCCGGCATGGGTGTGCGGCTTGAGGGCCTGCTCTACGCACTCGACGCCACTGCGAAGAGCTTCGAACTCAACGCCGTTGTCGTGACCTGGAACGACGCCACGGTGTTCGAGAACGGCAGCGCGAGCGACCTCGCGAATGGCGTCAAGGCCGAGGTCACCGGCACGGTCAGCAGTGGCAAGGTGGTCGCGACCAAGATCGAGATCAAGCGCAGCGACCTGCCGACGATTGCCGAGGTGCGTGGCGTGATCACCGACTTTGTCTCGGCGACCGACTTCAAGGTCGCCGGCCAGAAGGTCACGACGACCGATACCACGGTCTTCAAGGACGGTCTCGTCGGCGCACTGGCGAACGGCCGCATCGTGGAAGTCCATGGCACGCTCAATGCGGGCCTGCTGACCGCCACGATGGTCCAGTTCGAAGACTGA